The sequence AGTAGACTTCTCCCCTATGAAACAATCCTCAAAGCCCGTGAGGGCGACCCAGAAGCCGTGAACGCTGTCCTGCTCCACTACGCCGGATATATCCGCTATTTCTCAAAAGTGAACGGGCAGGTCAACGCCGAGGTGGAGGACTATGTAAAGCAGCGGTTAATTGACTGTCAATTCAAGTTCCGGCTTGACGAACCACCGGACAAGTCATAAAAACTGAATACCAGCCGCCACCGACGCGGCCAGCGAAAGCAGTAAGTCTTGAAAAAGATTTACTGCTTTTTTTGTTGTCCGGCTCCGCTCCCGGCCATTTTGCCCCCTGCCGGTTGTAGTAGTAAGCGAGGAGGGAATTTTTCTGCCCTGGTGTTTGGCATTTGGAGCATTTACCCGTAGTAGAGGGCAAAGAGAAAGGATTTCTCCAACACCGGGTAGAAACCACTGCGTCCGGTGTCATTTTAGCGAAAGCGGGCAGGAATGCCCTTTACAGGATTAGTAGTAGCAGAAAAAGAGAAACAAACTTTTGTGGTTGCAGTTTTCCAAAAAAGTGGCGGACGGAAGTGAGAGAAAGTTTGCAGTCACGGAGAGCAAGATTCTACCGCAGTACCAAAATTCGCTTATCGCTCATTTTGCCCCTGCGGGAATCTTGTTGGGGAGTGCCTTCCCCAAACCCTGCTTATGCGGCTTACGCCGCTGGAAAATCCCTCAAAATAATTTTTCGGATTTTTCAAAAACAGTTCCGCTTTACACCCTGTTTTTCTCCTATTAGTGAGAGGACACCACGCACAGCCGAAGGAGGTTTTACCATGCGAAAACGATATAACACGCCGCACCGCAGCCGGGTAGTCAAGACACGCATGACCGAGGAAGAATACGCCGAGTTTGCGGAAAGGCTTTCTGCTTACAACATGAGCCAAGCCGAGTTTATCCGGCAAGCCATAACCGGGGCAGCCATACGCCCCATCATAACCGTTTCCCCCGTCAATGACGAGTTGCTTGCCGCTGTCGGGAAGCTGACCGCCGAATACGGCAGGATCGGCGGCAACTTAAACCAGATAGCCCGGACGCTGAACGAGTGGCACAGCCCCTACCCGCAGCTTGCCGGGGAGGTACGGGCGGCGGTTTCCGACCTTGCTGCCCTAAAGTTTGAAGTCTTGCAGAAAGTGGGTGACGCTGTTGGCAACATTCAAACATATCAGCTCTAAAAATGCGGACTATGGCGCAGCGGAAGCCTATCTCACATTTGAGCATGACGAGTTTACCATGAAGCCCACCCTTGATGAAAACGGGCGGCTGATACCGAGGGAGGATTACCGCATTTCTTCCCTCAACTGTGGGGGCGAGGATTTCGCTGTTGCCTGTATGCGGGCTAATCTCCGCTATGAGAAAAACCAAAAACGGGAAGATGTGAAAAGCCACCACTATATCATCAGCTTTGACCCACGGGACGGGACAGACAACGGCTTGACCGTAGACCGGGCGCAGGAGCTGGGCGAGCAGTTCTGTAAAGAGCATTTCCCCGGACACCAAGCCTTAGTC comes from Oscillospiraceae bacterium and encodes:
- a CDS encoding helix-turn-helix domain-containing protein — encoded protein: MSRLLPYETILKAREGDPEAVNAVLLHYAGYIRYFSKVNGQVNAEVEDYVKQRLIDCQFKFRLDEPPDKS
- the mobC gene encoding plasmid mobilization relaxosome protein MobC, whose protein sequence is MRKRYNTPHRSRVVKTRMTEEEYAEFAERLSAYNMSQAEFIRQAITGAAIRPIITVSPVNDELLAAVGKLTAEYGRIGGNLNQIARTLNEWHSPYPQLAGEVRAAVSDLAALKFEVLQKVGDAVGNIQTYQL